From the genome of Marixanthomonas ophiurae, one region includes:
- a CDS encoding glycosyltransferase, translated as MKLAIISHTAHYKKPDGTIVGWGPTVTEINHLANQFEVIYHVAVLHPGIPPESALSYTTDRVTFIPLKPTGGSTLFSKVDVLLNMPSTITTVSKILKKTDIFQVRTPMGIAMYLIPWITLFSNKKGWYKYAGNWVQKKPSLSYAFQRWVLKKQSRRVTVNGQWEEDPAHVIPFENPCLTKIDRELGKQIVGNKVLETKKAYCFVGGLQAHKGIDMLFEALQNNRTNGIKEIHIVGSGILEQSLKSVAEKSAIPIIFHGSLPREQVFEVYKLAHFILLPSKNEGFPKVVSEAMNFGCIPIVSDVSCINQYIEDWENGFLIEPLSVTGINKSIDKSLAVSKQEFTKIIDYNYNLAERFTYSHYIKKIASEILDNQSK; from the coding sequence ATGAAACTCGCAATTATTTCACATACCGCTCATTATAAAAAACCAGATGGCACCATTGTAGGCTGGGGACCTACAGTTACGGAAATTAACCACCTTGCTAATCAATTTGAAGTAATTTATCATGTTGCGGTCTTACATCCCGGTATACCGCCAGAAAGCGCATTATCTTACACAACAGATAGAGTTACGTTTATTCCTTTAAAACCAACAGGGGGGAGCACCTTATTCAGTAAGGTAGATGTGTTGTTGAATATGCCAAGTACTATTACGACTGTAAGTAAGATATTAAAAAAAACAGATATATTCCAAGTTCGTACTCCTATGGGAATAGCAATGTATTTAATACCTTGGATTACCTTATTCAGTAATAAAAAAGGATGGTATAAATATGCCGGTAATTGGGTGCAAAAAAAACCATCGTTAAGTTATGCTTTCCAAAGATGGGTTTTAAAAAAACAATCGAGAAGAGTGACAGTAAATGGACAATGGGAAGAAGACCCAGCCCATGTTATTCCTTTTGAGAATCCGTGTCTTACAAAAATTGATAGAGAGTTAGGAAAACAGATAGTGGGAAACAAAGTTTTAGAGACTAAAAAAGCATATTGTTTTGTAGGCGGCTTACAAGCTCATAAAGGAATAGACATGCTTTTTGAAGCATTGCAAAATAATAGAACAAACGGGATAAAGGAAATACACATTGTAGGTTCTGGAATACTGGAACAATCATTAAAATCGGTAGCTGAAAAGAGTGCAATTCCTATAATTTTTCACGGTTCATTGCCAAGAGAGCAGGTTTTTGAAGTCTATAAACTAGCTCATTTCATACTATTGCCTTCCAAGAATGAAGGGTTTCCAAAAGTAGTTAGTGAAGCCATGAATTTTGGTTGTATCCCCATTGTTTCAGATGTTTCGTGTATAAATCAATACATTGAAGACTGGGAAAATGGGTTTTTAATCGAACCTCTTTCGGTTACAGGAATAAACAAATCAATTGATAAAAGCTTAGCTGTTTCAAAACAGGAGTTTACTAAAATAATTGATTATAATTATAACTTGGCTGAGCGTTTTACATATTCTCATTATATCAAAAAAATAGCTTCTGAAATTTTAGACAATCAAAGCAAGTGA
- a CDS encoding O-antigen ligase family protein: protein MNITNREILEKITNDHLLKVVLWLLIFSYFYNLPVLYYSIKGENELRLYDFLGVVLFLRYFQYFKYVNLGINKVVFLKRFRDFAVYCSISIILTLIFMLFKNNFVKFVQSFLYLYHMWVFFLGAVFLYFYLSNTKRYTNIFTFITVLVLAESIVVIGQNVGVIPFLWSDDYYIGYHGFLSGTVGPNKIVIGMTMLISLILLLGILYEKKLKVPKYLIYAAITGAVITILLSGSRTTYLGVGVFLVYFMVKRTARFMQFAVMGSFFLVAILFYNPTILDRISDTLNGRIIDRIDSPDDIKSADDFTGLYENLGAGRMELHENYVHFLLNNPILWPVGQGFNNRSGIGYSAHNMYLTLIAELGIFGLVLYFRWLFSYLVIVKRKLPNLQMAVNGIVFAMMVTLYFGEHLYVYRPLFGILGFFMIACVLLLAPLRNTS, encoded by the coding sequence GTGAACATAACTAACCGTGAAATACTGGAAAAAATAACCAACGACCATTTATTGAAAGTGGTGCTTTGGCTGTTGATATTCAGTTATTTTTATAATCTACCGGTACTGTATTATTCTATTAAAGGGGAAAACGAACTCCGGTTGTACGATTTTTTAGGGGTGGTACTGTTTTTAAGGTACTTTCAATATTTTAAATATGTCAATTTAGGGATTAACAAGGTGGTATTTTTAAAACGTTTCCGTGACTTTGCGGTGTATTGCTCCATATCGATAATTTTGACATTGATTTTTATGTTATTTAAAAATAACTTTGTCAAGTTTGTACAAAGTTTTCTGTACCTCTATCATATGTGGGTATTCTTTTTGGGGGCTGTGTTTCTCTATTTTTACCTTTCAAATACTAAACGATATACCAATATATTTACGTTTATAACCGTTTTGGTACTAGCCGAAAGTATTGTGGTGATAGGTCAAAATGTGGGTGTTATCCCTTTTCTTTGGTCTGACGATTATTATATAGGCTATCACGGTTTTCTCTCTGGTACGGTAGGTCCTAATAAAATTGTGATAGGCATGACAATGCTTATTTCACTTATTTTACTGTTGGGTATTTTATATGAAAAGAAACTTAAAGTACCAAAATACTTAATCTATGCAGCTATCACAGGAGCTGTTATCACCATTTTATTGAGTGGCTCTAGAACCACGTATTTGGGAGTAGGGGTGTTTTTAGTATATTTCATGGTAAAACGGACCGCCCGGTTTATGCAATTTGCTGTGATGGGGAGTTTTTTTTTAGTGGCGATTTTATTTTACAACCCCACCATTTTAGACCGTATAAGTGATACGCTAAATGGAAGGATAATAGACAGGATTGACAGCCCGGACGATATTAAATCGGCAGATGATTTTACAGGCCTGTATGAAAATTTGGGTGCGGGACGTATGGAGTTGCACGAAAATTATGTCCATTTTTTATTAAACAACCCCATTCTGTGGCCTGTTGGACAGGGCTTTAACAATAGATCTGGAATTGGCTATTCTGCTCATAATATGTACCTTACTTTAATTGCTGAATTAGGGATTTTTGGACTTGTACTTTACTTCAGGTGGTTGTTTTCTTACCTTGTAATAGTAAAACGAAAACTACCTAATTTGCAGATGGCAGTAAACGGAATCGTTTTTGCTATGATGGTGACCTTGTACTTTGGAGAACATTTATATGTATATAGGCCATTATTTGGTATTTTAGGATTTTTTATGATAGCTTGCGTGCTATTATTGGCACCGTTGCGCAACACATCTTAA
- a CDS encoding glycosyltransferase family 2 protein → MENFKNKIGIVIPYYNASAHIETVVQKALQYSDHIVIVDDKSPESLPESLDMLSDRLIILNLPENLGVGGATKKGLSYFENQPNIEVILKLDADDQMDTDYVPQLVTPILNGTHDFVKGNRFRDFKALKNMPWTRRFGNLFLSFLSKVATGYWNCFDFNNGFFAISKRSLKLMDKNPIANNYFFETSLISELYYQRANIKEIAMPAIYGDEKSNMKVFKMPLLFSINLFKKFISRIWKAYFVYDFNIGTLYIIFGHLLFVAGVIYGGINWYEYASKGVLTPFGTIMISALLIILGFQLILQAIQFDIINTPKEKRDD, encoded by the coding sequence ATGGAAAATTTTAAAAACAAAATAGGGATTGTCATACCATATTATAACGCTAGCGCTCACATTGAAACGGTGGTGCAAAAAGCATTACAGTATAGTGACCATATAGTAATTGTGGATGACAAAAGCCCAGAATCGCTACCCGAAAGTTTGGATATGCTTTCTGATCGCTTGATAATATTAAATCTACCTGAAAATTTAGGGGTTGGCGGTGCCACCAAAAAAGGGCTTTCTTATTTTGAAAACCAACCAAATATTGAAGTGATACTCAAACTTGATGCCGATGACCAAATGGATACTGATTATGTACCACAATTGGTAACACCTATTCTTAATGGAACGCATGACTTTGTAAAAGGAAACCGTTTCAGGGATTTCAAAGCCTTAAAAAACATGCCTTGGACGCGGCGCTTCGGAAATCTATTTCTCTCTTTTTTAAGTAAAGTGGCAACCGGGTATTGGAATTGCTTTGACTTTAATAATGGCTTTTTCGCAATATCCAAAAGAAGTTTAAAATTGATGGACAAAAACCCCATCGCCAATAATTATTTTTTTGAGACTTCGCTAATTTCAGAGTTATACTATCAAAGAGCTAATATCAAGGAAATAGCTATGCCGGCAATCTATGGCGATGAAAAATCAAATATGAAAGTTTTTAAGATGCCCCTTTTGTTTAGCATCAATCTCTTTAAAAAATTCATATCCCGTATTTGGAAGGCTTATTTTGTGTACGATTTTAATATTGGCACTTTATATATAATTTTTGGACACCTTTTATTTGTTGCAGGTGTTATATACGGAGGCATTAATTGGTATGAATATGCAAGTAAGGGAGTTTTAACGCCTTTTGGTACTATTATGATAAGCGCCCTACTTATCATTTTAGGTTTTCAATTGATTTTACAAGCGATTCAATTTGATATTATAAACACCCCAAAAGAAAAAAGGGATGACTAA